The Vibrio tarriae genome includes the window AGGCAACTTTATTCACCCGAACGAAGTGCTGATCCTGCTTTACTACTACCTGCTGGAGTACAAAGGCTGGAAAGGTTCTGTGGTACGTAACATCGCAACCACACATCTGTTGGATAAGATTGCCGCCGATCATGGTGAGCGGTGCTTTGAAGTGCCTGTGGGCTTTAAACACATCTCTTCACAAATGGAAGCGGACGACTCTCTGATTGGCGGGGAGAGCTCTGGCGGCCTCACGATTCGTGGTCACATCAAGGGCAAAGATGGCGTGTTCGCCTCAAGCCTCTTGGTGGAAATGATCAGCGTGACGGGCAAGAAACTCTCTGAGCTGTTAACCGAGATCTACGATCGTTACGGCTATGCCTACACTGCGGAAGGCGATTGCAAATTTAAACCTGCCCAGCGTGATGAGATCTACAACAAAGTCTACATTGAGAAAAAACTGCCTGCGTTTGAGTTTGAGATCGACAAAGTCAGCTATGAAGATGGCGCTAAAGTCTACTTCAAGAACGGTGGCTGGGTGATTGCCCGCTTCTCCGGCACTGAGCCTTTATTACGTATTTTCGCCGAAATGGCCGACAAAGATACTGCGGAGCGTGTTCTTCAACAGATGAAAGATTTCTTGGCGTTGTAATCATCGCCTTGTCAAATCATCCCCTGAGGTTAAGTCCCCTCAGCGGAGAAGAACACTTGCCCGACGCTCGACGTCGGGCTTTTTTATGCAGGTAACATAGTTTGGCAATCCAAGACGCTTGGCGGGAGCATTAGGCGAAAGCGAGCACGCCTTGGGTATCAATATTGACCGAGACTGCCTGCCCTAACTCCAGCGGTTGCGAAGAGGTCGCGATAAGCTGAGTGCCGTGCGCATCAATCAGATAACGGCAATGATCGCCCATAAACTGCTGCTCCGTCACCGTCACACTGCTTTCCTCTTCCGCGCGAATTTGCACCTGTTGTGGACGTAGCAGCAACTTGCATTCCGTATCTACCGCGATGGGTTGGCGCGCAATGGCTTCCACAACCCCAAGAGCAGTTTGGTACTGAGTTTCACTGATCCGCTTGGCGTTTAAGTAGCTGCCCCCGCCGAGAAAATCAGCCACGAACTGACTCGAGGGTTGATAGTAAAGCTCTGCGGCGGTGCCGTACTGCTCAATCACACCTCGATTCATCACCGCCATTTTATCGGCGAAGGCAAACGCTTCTTCTCGCGAGTGAGTAACGAAAATCGCCGTCACCCCCTGCTGTTTAAAGATCTTGCGAATCTCAATGATCAGCTCATGGCGCACTTGAGTATCGATATTGGAAAACGGCTCATCAAGCAGTAACAGATCTGGCTTATACGCTAAGGCACGAGCAATGGCGACACGCTGCTGCTGACCACCCGAAAGTTGGTGCGGATAACGCTCTGCGAAAGCATCAAGATGAACCAGAGCCAGCATCTCGGCAATTTTGGCCTGCTTTTGCTTCGCGGGCATCGCATCTAACCCAAAACCAACGTTTTGCGCTACGGTAAGATGGGGAAACAATGCGTAATCTTGGAAAATCATTCCGATATTGCGCTGCTCAGGGGGCAACCAGCGTTTACCGTCATCCAAGGTGACACAGTTAAGGCTAAGCTGACCGGAAGCCAAAGGCAGCAAGCCGGCAATCGCTTTCAGCAAGGTGGTTTTACCACAACCACTTGCGCCAAGCAGACAGACAATTTCGCCCGGATTGACTTGCAAAGAGAGAGATTTCAATACGGTTTGTGCATCGTATTGGCAAGTGAGATTTTCAATCAGCAGTGCGCAGCTCATTAGTGCTTTTGCTCCAAAGAACGGTTAACCATAACAAGAGGAATAAGCCCGACCAACACCAGTAAAATGGCGGGTAGCGCCGCCAACTCTAAGCGCTCATCTGAAGCGTAGTTATAGACGTAAGTAGCGAGAGTTTCAAAGTTAAACGGACGCAGCAAAATCGCCGCGTTCAATTCCTTCATCGATTCGATAAACACCAACAAGCCTGCGATTAATGCGCCGCGGCGGATCAGCGGCAAGTGTACACGCTTGAGCATTTGATTAGCATGACAGCCCATCGTGCGCGCCGCCATATCCAACGAAGGTGACACTTTACTGAGGCTGCTTTCGATACTGCCAATGGCTACCGCCGAGAAACGCACCACCAGCGCGAACACAATCGCAAATAAACTGCCGGAGAAAACAAGCCCAGGACGTCCCCACTCCATCATTTTAGCGATATCGTTGATCAGATGATCCAGTGCGAGCACAGGCACTAAAATACCAATCGCCAGAACGGTTCCCGGCACCGCATAGCCCATCGAAGAGAGGCGCATCAGCGCAACACTGGCGCGATTATTTTGTAAACGAGCATAAAAGTTAGCCACTAAAGCCACCAATACCGCTACGACAGCAGCACTGATCGAGACGGTGAAACTGTTGATCGCGTACTCTTTAAATTGGGTGGTCCAGCTCTGGGCAAAATAGGTCCACGCGTAACTCACCAATTGCAGTAGTGGCAGAATAAACGCCACCGCCACCAAACCCCAGCACCAGATTAAAGCCCCCCATAAGCGCCACCCTTTTAAGGTATAACGATACTCTTCATGGCTATTAAATTGGGTTTGATACAGTTTTTGTCGGCGACGGCTGTAGCGCTCGCTACTGAGCAGCAGCAGCACCATCACCAGCATAATAGCCGAGATTTTTGCAGCTGCATTGAGATTGGAATAACCGAGCCAAGTATCGTAAACCGCTGTGGTTAAGGTATTCACCGCAAACAGGCTTACCGTGCCGAAATCACCAATGGTTTCCATGGCCACCAAAGACAAACCTACCGCAATCGCAGGTCGTGCTAATGGCAGAGAAATGCGTCGAAAACTTTGCCATGGTGAACATTTCAGTAAGCGCGCAGACTGAAGCAAAGTGACGTTTTGCTCCATAAACGCTGCGCGACACAAAAGATAGACATAAGGATAAAGTACCAGCGCCAGCACCACACTCGCACCGCCTAGGCTGCGAATATCGGGAAACCAGTAGCTGCCCGCTTGCCAACCGGTCCAATCGCGCAAAGCGATTTGGATGGGACCTGCGAAATCAAACCAATGGGTAAACAGATAACCAATAATATAAGCAGGCATCGCCAAGGGCAGGACCAGCGCCCATTGCAGCCAACGCTCACCGGGCAGTTTGCACATGGCAATCAGCCAAGCTGAAGGTACTCCAAACAGCAAAGCCAAGAGCAATACCGAACAGGTTAATACCACAGTATTGAAAATATAGGTGGGCATCACAGTCGCCAGAAGATGAGCAAAGACCTCATCACTGTTGCCGAATGCGGTATAGAAGATCGCTAAGATCGGTAAAACCAGCAGAGTGGTTAACACTAGGCTGCTGGCTTTCCAGGCAAAATATTTTTCTTTCATCGCCTATCAGTATAAGGCTTGAACAGCAAGCAGATACTGTTTCCCTCAAATAAAATAGGGGTACGTTATACCCCTGATTTTACTTACAGGTCAAATTTGACTTCATCGATCAATTTGATCGCCGCAGCATTGTTATCTGCTACTTTTTCCAGTGGCAGACTGTCGGCTTTAAACTCGCCCCAAGACTCCACCAATGCAGAACGTTGTACACCCGGTTTAACTGGGTATTCGTAGTTCACTTCGGCATACATCTGTTGCGCAGTCGCGCCAGTCAAAAACTCCATCAGTTTCTGAGCGTTTTCACGGTTTGGTGAGTATTTAGCCATCGCCATACCGCTCACGTTAACGTGCGTACCTTGTGCATTTTGACCAGGGAAGTTGATGTATACCGCTTCAGCCCAAGATTTTTGCTTCTCGTCATTAACCATTGCGCCTAGGTAGTAACTGTTACCTAGCGACACATCACACAAGCCTTCTTTGATCGCACGAACTTGGTCACGATCGTTACCTTGTGGTTTGCGTGCTAGGTTCGCTTTAACGCCTTCTAGCCAAGCTTTGGCTTCCGCCTCACCGTGGTTTGCGATGATAGAAGCGACTAACGCAACGTTGTAAGGGTGCTTACCACTACGAGTACAGATTTTGCCTTTGAATTCAGGTTTTGCCAGATCCATATAGTCAAAACCATCACCGAGCTTACCTAGGCGGTC containing:
- a CDS encoding ABC transporter ATP-binding protein; this encodes MSCALLIENLTCQYDAQTVLKSLSLQVNPGEIVCLLGASGCGKTTLLKAIAGLLPLASGQLSLNCVTLDDGKRWLPPEQRNIGMIFQDYALFPHLTVAQNVGFGLDAMPAKQKQAKIAEMLALVHLDAFAERYPHQLSGGQQQRVAIARALAYKPDLLLLDEPFSNIDTQVRHELIIEIRKIFKQQGVTAIFVTHSREEAFAFADKMAVMNRGVIEQYGTAAELYYQPSSQFVADFLGGGSYLNAKRISETQYQTALGVVEAIARQPIAVDTECKLLLRPQQVQIRAEEESSVTVTEQQFMGDHCRYLIDAHGTQLIATSSQPLELGQAVSVNIDTQGVLAFA
- a CDS encoding ABC transporter permease — protein: MKEKYFAWKASSLVLTTLLVLPILAIFYTAFGNSDEVFAHLLATVMPTYIFNTVVLTCSVLLLALLFGVPSAWLIAMCKLPGERWLQWALVLPLAMPAYIIGYLFTHWFDFAGPIQIALRDWTGWQAGSYWFPDIRSLGGASVVLALVLYPYVYLLCRAAFMEQNVTLLQSARLLKCSPWQSFRRISLPLARPAIAVGLSLVAMETIGDFGTVSLFAVNTLTTAVYDTWLGYSNLNAAAKISAIMLVMVLLLLSSERYSRRRQKLYQTQFNSHEEYRYTLKGWRLWGALIWCWGLVAVAFILPLLQLVSYAWTYFAQSWTTQFKEYAINSFTVSISAAVVAVLVALVANFYARLQNNRASVALMRLSSMGYAVPGTVLAIGILVPVLALDHLINDIAKMMEWGRPGLVFSGSLFAIVFALVVRFSAVAIGSIESSLSKVSPSLDMAARTMGCHANQMLKRVHLPLIRRGALIAGLLVFIESMKELNAAILLRPFNFETLATYVYNYASDERLELAALPAILLVLVGLIPLVMVNRSLEQKH
- a CDS encoding Fe(3+) ABC transporter substrate-binding protein, whose protein sequence is MKKLLTLSAIACGVLAPSAMAAEEVNVYSYRQPFLIEPMFQEFTKETGIKVNVKFAKEGIAEKLAQEGEYSPADVILTAEFSRLFELTEKGLTQPLDSKLIEENIPAQYRDSGDEWFALTQRTRSVYSSRDRLGKLGDGFDYMDLAKPEFKGKICTRSGKHPYNVALVASIIANHGEAEAKAWLEGVKANLARKPQGNDRDQVRAIKEGLCDVSLGNSYYLGAMVNDEKQKSWAEAVYINFPGQNAQGTHVNVSGMAMAKYSPNRENAQKLMEFLTGATAQQMYAEVNYEYPVKPGVQRSALVESWGEFKADSLPLEKVADNNAAAIKLIDEVKFDL